The following nucleotide sequence is from Psychroflexus torquis ATCC 700755.
GAACGACTGGTCTTGTTTCTTGAACGCATTTCACCCGGCCAATTGCTTTCTCGGATAAAACCTGTTGGAGAAAATAAATACGATTATGAAACCTTACTTATATCATCAATAGAACAAGAGTTTGAGCATAATTTGGTTCAGCAAGTTTATGTAAGTCAAAAATGTTGGGATGCTATTAAGGCTTCCAAAAATTCGACGATTTCATTACTCCGAAAAACAGCTATGAGTGATAAAATCACCTCTGCTCAAAAATTAAGAGAAGTAGTGTTAACAGAGTTATTCGAAAGATCTTCACCAAGTGATACAGGTATTGCTTTTTTAAAAAATGAAATCCGGCAATTGTTTTAATATCGATTATTGAAAAAGGTCTTTTCTCGGATACTAAAATTTTGAGCTAGTTTATTAAGGACTTTAGAATGTTTTTCAGAGTTCATCAAGGTATCCATAAGTTCTCTGCAAAATTTTTTGAATTGCCACACAGGATGAAAAACGCCTTCCATTAAATCCTTATAATTTTCTTTTGAGAAGGTATCAATTTGGTATAAATATCCAAAAGCATTCTCTCTCACTTGGTACGGATAGCCTGCTTGAGTATGCTCGCTTAACTCACCATAAACAGAAAGCTTTTTATCAGGCTGATAATCTGGTGTAGCTAAGTTGAGAGTAAGCCAAAGGAGTTTTATATTTTTATTTTGAAAACCAACAGAAGCTTTCGTGGCCTCCAAATAGGTATGTCTATCTTCAGGGAAGGCTCTCCAGAGGTTGAATAATGCTTTTTCCACAGTAGCATAAGAATCATCCTTAAGCAGGCTTTCGTAGTCTGCTTTAAGTTCTGAGGGAATAGAGGTTAAAGAATTTGCAATGGCTTGCCTTACATATAAATTATTGGTTTTAAAGGCCTTCTTATAGAGTGGAATCGAGAGGTCAAAGTCTCCACCATTAAGCTGATGTACAGCTTCTTGTCCTAAGTAATCATTTACGGGGAAATCAAGAGCATCACTAATTCTATCTGTTTTAAGATTCAGCCGGGTTTCTCTAAAAGCAGCCAGTTTTAAGTAGTTTTGAATAAACTTCTGCTTTTTTAAAAGCATTAAGGTTTCTTTAGACTGAAATGCTTTTTGGTTAAGCCATCGCTCTTTAAAATTAGTGAGAGGTCGACCGTAATGAAACTCAACCTCAGTCATAAAATCTTCCGTGGTGACGTTCTTGTAAGCATATTTATTTAAATAACTTTCAATAGCTTTTTGAAACACAGCCTCCCCAACAGTATTTTTTAGAATAATAAGCGCCCAAGCCCCTTTTTCGTAGTAAGTTAAAGAGCTTCCCCCAACGCTTACGAGTACTTGTCCTTTTCCAGAATCACTTTTAGCTTTAAGTTCTTCTGCGGTTTTAAAAAGTTTAAAATAATAATACTCCTCCCCAAATACTTCCTTTTCTACCTCCAAAGCATAATAGGTGGCAAAGCCTTCGTGAAGCCAATGGTGTTTAGATGAAGTTTCGGTCACTAAATTGCCAAACCACTGGTGAGCCAATTCGTGCGCCTGTACATTTACAAAACTCCTGTCATTTGCTCCAATACTATCAACGACAAATTCTTCAGAAAAGGTATTGAGGGTTGTATTCTCCATACCAGCGTACAAAAAATCTCGGACAGGGACTTGTTTAAAATTTTGCCAAGGATAATTTATATTGATTTTGTTTTCTAGACTATTAAAGATTTCGACATGGTCTTTATAAGTGTAATCCATTTTGTCCAGATGTCTGGTTTCAAGATAGATTTGAAGTGGAATACCTTTTTTACTTTTTGCAGACGTTCGCCTGAAGTCTCCCATCACAAAACCTACTAAGTAGCTACTCATCAGTTTTTGCATTTCATAGTGCCAAGATTTATGGTTCAATCTAGACCTTGTCTTGTTTAGGTTGCCATTAGCAATCACTTCATAATTTTCAGGAGCTTCGTAAGTAATACTAAAGATCACTTTATCATTCATATCATCAAGACTTGGCAACCAGTGGGAAGTGTATTTGCCTTGTCCTTGGGTCCAGACTTGAGAGGGATAAGCTTTCAAAGTTGAATTGAAACCCACAAAGTAAAGCGCTTGTTTAGGTTCGCATTCATATGAAAAAGTAGCCGAATAGCTTTTATCTTTTTTAAAATTACTGGTCATCCAAATTTTATCGTCTGTAGTAACAATCTTAAGAGTATTTGATTCTGAAGGTTTAATGCGCATATCGACGGCGTCTAAATAAACAGAATCGATATCTTTTAGGATCTTAAAACTGACTTCTACCTGTCCCTTTACTTCAAAATTGAGGGTATCGATAGTCACTGTAGCATTTAGTTCTAGAAAGTCAACCTTTTCAGTTTGTTGCCCAAAGAGTAAAGAG
It contains:
- a CDS encoding M1 family metallopeptidase, whose translation is MIKIIVFLLLTSSLLFGQQTEKVDFLELNATVTIDTLNFEVKGQVEVSFKILKDIDSVYLDAVDMRIKPSESNTLKIVTTDDKIWMTSNFKKDKSYSATFSYECEPKQALYFVGFNSTLKAYPSQVWTQGQGKYTSHWLPSLDDMNDKVIFSITYEAPENYEVIANGNLNKTRSRLNHKSWHYEMQKLMSSYLVGFVMGDFRRTSAKSKKGIPLQIYLETRHLDKMDYTYKDHVEIFNSLENKININYPWQNFKQVPVRDFLYAGMENTTLNTFSEEFVVDSIGANDRSFVNVQAHELAHQWFGNLVTETSSKHHWLHEGFATYYALEVEKEVFGEEYYYFKLFKTAEELKAKSDSGKGQVLVSVGGSSLTYYEKGAWALIILKNTVGEAVFQKAIESYLNKYAYKNVTTEDFMTEVEFHYGRPLTNFKERWLNQKAFQSKETLMLLKKQKFIQNYLKLAAFRETRLNLKTDRISDALDFPVNDYLGQEAVHQLNGGDFDLSIPLYKKAFKTNNLYVRQAIANSLTSIPSELKADYESLLKDDSYATVEKALFNLWRAFPEDRHTYLEATKASVGFQNKNIKLLWLTLNLATPDYQPDKKLSVYGELSEHTQAGYPYQVRENAFGYLYQIDTFSKENYKDLMEGVFHPVWQFKKFCRELMDTLMNSEKHSKVLNKLAQNFSIREKTFFNNRY